The proteins below are encoded in one region of Coffea arabica cultivar ET-39 chromosome 4c, Coffea Arabica ET-39 HiFi, whole genome shotgun sequence:
- the LOC113739916 gene encoding 1-deoxy-D-xylulose 5-phosphate reductoisomerase, chloroplastic-like, producing the protein MALNLFSPTTEIKAISFLDSSKSNYNLNHLLKLQGGISLKRKDNGGTVGKKVQCSAQPPPPAWPGTALVEPGRKSWDGPKPLSVVGSTGSIGTQTLDIVAENPDKFRVVALAAGSNVTLLADQVRTFRPQLVAVRNESLVDELKEALADVEDKPEIIPGEEGVVEVARHPDAVSVVTGIVGCAGLKPTVAAIEAGKDICLANKETLIAGGPFVLPLAHKHQVKILPADSEHSAIFQCIQGLPEGALRRIILTASGGAFRDWPVEKLKDVKVADALKHPNWNMGKKITVDSATLFNKGLEVIEAHYLYGADYDDIEIVIHPQSIIHSMVETQDSSILAQLGWPDMRLPILYTMSWPDRIYCSEITWPRLDLCKLGSLTFKAPDNVKYPSMELAYAAGRAGGTMTGVLSAANEKAVEMFINEQIGYLDIFKVVELTCNKHQAELVSSPSLEEIVHYDLWARDYAATLQFSAGLRPALV; encoded by the exons ATGGCTCTGAACCTGTTCTCCCCTACGACTGAAATCAAGGCTATTTCATTCTTGGATTCTTCAAAGTCCAATTACAACCTTAATCATCTTCTCAAGCTCCAAg GTGGAATTTCTTTGAAGAGGAAGGACAATGGAGGCACAGTCGGAAAGAAAGTTCAGTGTTCAGCACAGCCACCTCCTCCAGCTTGGCCAGGCACGGCGCTTGTAGAGCCTGGTAGGAAGAGTTGGGACGGTCCAAAGCCTCTCTCAGTAGTTGGATCAACAGGGTCCATCGGAACTCAG ACGCTTGATATAGTTGCCGAGAATCCTGACAAATTCAGAGTTGTTGCACTGGCAGCTGGTTCAAATGTGACCCTTCTTGCTGATCAG GTCAGGACATTCAGACCTCAATTAGTTGCTGTCCGCAATGAGTCATTAGTTGATGAACTCAAAGAAGCTTTGGCTGATGTTGAAGACAAGCCTGAAATTATTCCTGGAGAAGAAGGTGTCGTCGAG GTAGCCCGCCACCCTGATGCTGTCTCTGTTGTCACAGGAATAGTGGGCTGTGCTGGTCTAAAG CCAACGGTGGCTGCCATAGAAGCAGGGAAAGACATTTGCTTGGCCAACAAAGAGACGTTAATTGCTGGTGGCCCTTTTGTACTCCCTCTTGCGCACAAGCACCAAGTGAAGATTCTTCCTGCAGATTCAGAACATTCTGCCATATTCCAG TGTATACAAGGTCTGCCTGAGGGTGCTCTTCGACGTATCATTTTAACAGCATCTGGTGGTGCTTTCAG GGATTGGCCAGTTGAGAAATTGAAAGATGTTAAAGTAGCAGATGCGTTGAAGCATCCTAACTGGAACATGGGAAAAAAGATTACAGTGGATTCTGCCACCTTATTCAATAAG GGACTTGAAGTTATTGAAGCCCATTATCTTTATGGGGCCGATTATGACGACATTGAAATCGTTATTCATCCTCAGTCTATCATCCACTCAATGGTTGAAACACAG GATTCATCGATATTGGCACAATTAGGATGGCCTGACATGCGGTTGCCCATTCTTTACACAATGTCCTGGCCAGACAGAATTTACTGTTCTGAGATAACTTGGCCACGCCTTGATCTTTGCAA GCTTGGGTCTCTGACATTTAAAGCCCCAGATAATGTCAAATATCCATCAATGGAACTCGCATATGCTGCCGGGCGAGCAGGAGGGACCATGACTGGAGTTCTCAGCGCTGCAAATGAGAAAGCTGTTGAAATGTTCATCAATGAGCA AATCGGCTATCTGGACATTTTCAAGGTTGTGGAGCTAACATGCAACAAGCATCAAGCAGAATTGGTGTCCTCCCCATCCCTCGAGGAAATTGTACATTACGATTTGTGGGCACGTGACTATGCAGCAACTTTGCAATTCTCTGCTGGCTTAAGGCCTGCTCTTGTATAA
- the LOC113739913 gene encoding putative disease resistance RPP13-like protein 3, protein MADPVISLIIEKTGDLLIQKLVFLKGVRRQVERLRNDLVRMRCFLKDADQRQDEDERIRNWVSEIRAAAYDAEDIIEIFASKVEFFTKDKGIVTKLTYYPFKIVNFYKIGKEIESLRMRLKEIADSRVEYGIKNLGEGMTTHGEELQRIRRSSPLIEDKDIVGFGEITKSLVAELLKEDRNRRVVSIIGMGGAGKTTLAKKVYNHADVRERFDCRAWVCVSSIYNHKETLTSIIKQLNPVTNELLDMLEKMQEQDLEQRVYQDLQDKCYLVVLDDVWKEEAWDCLARRAFPDVNTSSRVLLTSRKRDVAVHADALSIPHELKTLGEDDSWQLFLKKALGHGANAVCPSDLEVVGRKIAGRCAGLPLAITVIGGLLLGKKKLKSEWEKVLNNFNAYLSRSQSEAGPILELSYADLPANLKYCFLYLGLFPEDSVISVRKLIHMWVAEGIMQKRDAKNLEETAAYDDVERLCSRNMVQVAEMTVDERIKSCRVHDLLRELAIRKAEDENFFQVHDTRDDEISAKSRYLAVHSLPLDKNYFGSSTPPLRSLLFLNVHRENFSLSFKSFRKLRILDLEKAGMDYLPKEIGEVRLLRYLGLRRTLIRRLPHSLGCLRNLQTLDIRTYYPVEVSNFIWKLESLRHLYACRMECDVPLKIDGLRNLQTLLGVNFDDIMHNNMITLTSLQKLGIWVGERSEIDKLCLHLSEVENLKTLHLYRNITTVWPSLAGLSKLHHVTELKLSGMFLRKLPPDFPPNLSRLSLKNTFLRNDPMPVLEKLGQLSFLKMKDAYRGPQHMVISRHGFHQLKFLELRYLRVDEIKVEEGALPQLQCLRIRECYSLEKLPEELKHISSLDALELVDMPEDFISGLDADMVSTVPNLRIF, encoded by the coding sequence ATGGCTGACCCTGTTATCTCTCTTATTATCGAGAAAACTGGAGATCTGCTGATTCAAAAACTTGTTTTCCTGAAAGGCGTTCGACGACAAGTTGAGAGACTTCGAAATGATCTGGTGCGGATGCGGTGTTTCCTGAAAGATGCTGATCAGAGGCAAGATGAAGATGAGAGGATTCGCAACTGGGTTTCTGAAATCAGAGCTGCGGCCTACGATGCGGAGGATATCATCGAGATATTTGCCAGCAAAGTTGAGTTCTTCACAAAGGACAAGGGAATCGTCACTAAATTGACATATTATCCCTTCAAAATTGTGAACTTCTACAAGATAGGTAAAGAGATTGAATCCTTACGGATGAGGCTCAAGGAGATTGCTGATAGCCGCGTAGAGTACGGTATCAAAAATCTTGGAGAGGGGATGACTACACATGGAGAAGAGCTTCAACGGATCCGGCGATCCTCTCCTCTCATCGAGGACAAGGATATAGTGGGCTTCGGGGAGATAACAAAATCCCTGGTGGCAGAACTCTTGAAAGAGGACAGAAACCGCCGTGTGGTTTCAATCATTGGCATGGGAGGTGCAGGTAAGACAACTCTAGCCAAGAAAGTTTATAACCATGCTGATGTTAGGGAGAGATTCGACTGTCGTGCTTGGGTATGTGTCTCTTCAATTTACAATCACAAAGAGACGCTGACATCAATCATAAAGCAACTGAATCCAGTAACTAATGAGCTACTTGACATGTTGGAAAAGATGCAAGAGCAGGACTTGGAACAAAGGGTCTATCAAGATCTACAAGACAAATGTTATCTTGTGGTACTTGATGATGTATGGAAGGAAGAAGCGTGGGATTGTCTTGCCAGGAGGGCCTTTCCTGATGTTAATACATCAAGTAGAGTGCTACTTACAAGTCGCAAGCGGGATGTTGCCGTACACGCAGATGCTCTTAGCATCCCACATGAGTTGAAAACTTTGGGGGAGGACGATAGCTGGCAGTTGTTCCTCAAAAAGGCCTTAGGCCACGGAGCTAATGCTGTTTGTCCTTCAGATTTGGAAGTAGTAGGCAGGAAAATTGCGGGGCGATGTGCCGGTCTACCACTGGCCATAACGGTTATTGGTGGCCTGCTACTGGGCAAGAAAAAGTTGAAGAGTGAATGGGAGAAAGTTCTCAACAACTTCAACGCATACCTGTCAAGGAGCCAGAGTGAAGCAGGGCCGATTCTGGAATTAAGTTATGCAGATCTTCCTGCCAATCTGAAATATTGCTTTTTGTATTTGGGTTTGTTTCCAGAGGACTCCGTGATTTCTGTGCGCAAGTTGATCCATATGTGGGTTGCAGAGGGAATAATGCAGAAAAGAGATGCAAAAAATTTGGAGGAAACTGCAGCATATGATGATGTGGAACGACTTTGTAGTAGGAATATGGTCCAAGTGGCGGAAATGACTGTTGATGAGAGGATTAAAAGCTGCAGAGTCCATGATTTACTGCGAGAGCTTGCAATCAGAAAGGCAGaggatgaaaatttttttcaggTCCATGACACCAGAGATGATGAAATATCAGCCAAATCCAGGTACCTTGCTGTTCATAGTCTCCCTCTggataaaaattattttgggtCTTCAACCCCTCCTCTCCGGTCTCTACTTTTTTTAAATGTCCACAGGGAAAACTTCAGTCTTAGCTTCAAAAGTTTCAGAAAGCTCAGGATACTAGACCTTGAGAAAGCTGGGATGGATTATTTGCCAAAAGAAATTGGTGAAGTCAGGCTTCTAAGGTATCTCGGTTTAAGACGCACACTCATTAGAAGGCTCCCTCATTCCTTGGGTTGCTTGCGAAACCTACAAACTCTTGACATACGGACCTATTACCCAGTAGaagtttcaaatttcatttggaagcttgaaagtttaCGGCATCTATATGCGTGTCGTATGGAGTGCGATGTGCCTCTTAAGATTGATGGATTGAGGAATCTCCAGACTCTGTTAGGCGTAAACTTTGATGACATTATGCACAATAACATGATAACTTTGACAAGTCTTCAGAAACTGGGGATTTGGGTGGGTGAAAGGTCAGAGATTGACAAACTCTGCTTGCATTTATCTGAGGTTGAAAACCTAAAGACGTTACATCTTTATCGTAATATAACAACAGTGTGGCCATCTCTAGCTGGACTTTCTAAGCTCCATCATGTAACAGAGCTCAAGCTATCCGGGATGTTTTTGAGAAAGCTGCCTCCTGATTTCCCTCCAAATCTCTCTCGCTTGTCTTTGAAAAACACATTCCTCAGGAATGACCCAATGCCAGTGCTAGAGAAGTTGGGACAGCTGTCGTTTCTCAAAATGAAAGATGCATACAGGGGACCACAGCATATGGTCATTTCTAGGCATGGGTTTCACCAATTGAAATTCCTTGAGCTCAGATACCTAAGAGTGGATGAAATAAAGGTGGAGGAAGGTGCATTGCCACAGCTCCAGTGCCTGAGAATTAGGGAGTGCTACAGTTTAGAAAAGTTGCCGGAAGAGCTGAAGCACATATCTAGTCTTGATGCGCTTGAGCTTGTGGACATGCCAGAAGATTTCATCAGTGGGCTTGATGCGGACATGGTATCCACCGTCCCTAACCTCAGAATATTTTGA
- the LOC140004699 gene encoding stemmadenine O-acetyltransferase-like has translation MSQTYVPLVQISIFSCGGIASGLTVSHKIVDGFSMSTFMNAWAATAWESSEQINPNFALDVLKTKATTSSLKPSSVTAVMGLLWKSAIVASQMKLSLLIPVWPAYAQQGTDSSPEQQLLVNCIRNAITTIYSNFVEGMKGEDSSAEDFIISSLCKTGFREVDFGWGKPIWSFVGRENRNIYGSRVERIAWLMDTKSGDGIEAWVTLKEDGIAIFDKIQSSRLLLH, from the exons ATGTCGCAAACTTATGTACCCCTGGTTCAAATAAGCATTTTTTCCTGCGGAGGCATTGCCAGTGGTCTTACCGTCTCTCACAAGATTGTTGATGGCTTCTCAATGTCAACATTTATGAATGCTTGGGCTGCTACAGCATGGGAATCCTCAGAACAAATAAATCCCAACTTT GCCTTGGATGTCCTCAAAACTAAAGCAACCACATCATCTCTGAAACCAAGTTCAGTCACAGCTGTTATGGGACTTCTGTGGAAATCTGCCATAGTGGCTTCACAGATGAAGTTGAGTCTGCTGATCCCAGTTTGGCCGGCATATGCTCAACAAGGGACAGATTCCAGTCCAGAGCAGCAATTACTGGTTAACTGCATAAGGAATGCCATTACTACTATATACAGTAATTTTGTTGAAGGTATGAAAGGTGAGGATAG CTCGGCTGAAGATTTTATTATCAGCAGTCTTTGTAAGACTGGTTTTCGTGAAGTTGATTTTGGATGGGGAAAGCCCATTTGGTCTTTCGTCGGCCGTGAAAACAGAAACATATATGGATCCAGAGTTGAACGTATAGCATGGCTAATGGATACAAAAAGCGGTGATGGGATTGAAGCATGGGTAACCTTAAAAGAAGATGGCATAGCTATATTTGACAAAATCCAGAGCTCCAGGCTTTTGCTTCATTAA
- the LOC113739939 gene encoding peroxisomal membrane protein PEX14-like: MASQSDSTPNSVDDKAQNPASQPSESTVNQGTVAKADVPNERATPSPFVNSEPIREEQVQNAVKFLSHPKVRGSPVMYRRSFLERKGLTKEEIDEAFRRVPDPTPSATASQPVVANQDGQLNSSSAIQQQVPTQTLQRAQAPSTGNISRLGLYQFHWSHVLYAIGFLAVSGAGTAVLLKKTIIPRLKSWIRKVVLKEEEGEPLVEKGNAKPNLAEEAAAAAKAAAAAAADVARTSQEMLMSKTEEKRYFSELTNLLDVQIREMKTMSNAVQKLQDKGESSIPGRIATREEDDHRVSVVNSRQPYSNGKVDNRIDSVISSSPSPSVEPSAAPHPKSYMEIMAMVQRGERPSNIREINDQPPNPSQPVPNPRLVPKPKPWEVGQSQSSSGSGFQYQESSNGFTSGSQTIQLNADGSVPWWQQKNARITEIESDDEQNIRSSVASEKPVQRSWVPPQPPPVAMAEAAAAIRQPKKPLLQKEQLTDDQLLGRASEVTDELQRITKISEAGGLEANGGNPANNASEIRREE; encoded by the exons CTTCACAGCCTTCAGAATCAACAGTTAACCAAGGCACAGTTGCCAAGGCTGATGTTCCTAATGAGAGAGCCACGCCTTCTCCATTTGTGAATTCAGAACCAATTCGAGAGGAGCAAGTGCAAAATGCTGTGAAGTTTCTTTCACATCCAAAAGTTAGGGGATCTCCAGTTATGTATAGGAGATCATTTCTAGAGAGGAAGGGTCTTACAAAAGAGGAGATTGATGAAGCATTTCGTCGTGTTCCG GATCCCACACCAAGTGCTACGGCATCACAGCCAGTCGTTGCAAATCAAG ATGGACAGTTGAATTCATCATCAGCTATTCAGCAGCAAGTTCCTACTCAAACTCTGCAACGAGCACAAGCTCCATCCACTGGCAACATTTCAAGATTGGGACTTTATCAGTTTCACTGGTCTCATGTGCTTTATGCTATTGGCTTTCTAGCTGTTTCGGGAGCTGGAACAGCAGTACTTCTTAAG AAAACTATCATCCCACGGCTGAAGTCTTGGATACGCAAGGTTGTGTTGAAGGAAGAAGAAGGTGAACCTTTGGTAGAGAAAGGTAATGCAAAACCCAATTTGGCGGAAgaagctgctgctgctgcaaaGGCGGCGGCGGCTGCTGCTGCTGATGTGGCTCGGACAAGCCAAGAAATGTTGATGTCGAAAACTGAAG aGAAAAGATACTTCTCGGAGCTTACAAACTTGTTGGATGTACAAATACGTGAAATGAAGACCATGAGTAATGCTGTGCAGAAATTGCAAGATA AAGGAGAAAGCAGTATTCCTGGGAGAATAGCTACAAGAGAAGAAGATGACCATAGAGTTTCAGTCGTCAATTCGAGG CAACCTTATTCTAATGGCAAGGTGGATAACAGAATAGATTCAG TGATATCTTCTTCACCATCTCCTTCCGTGGAACCGTCTGCTGCCCCTCATCCAAAATCATATATGGAG ATCATGGCTATGGTTCAAAGAGGAGAGAGACCTTCCAACATCCGA GAGATCAATGATCAGCCGCCCAATCCCAGTCAGCCAGTACCAAATCCTCGCTTAGTACCAAAGCCTAAG CCTTGGGAGGTTGGTCAATCTCAGAGTAGCTCTGGCAGTGGTTTCCAATATCAAGAGAGCAGTAATGGCTTCACTTCTGGGTCCCAAACTATACAATTAAATGCAGACGGTTCAGTCCCTTGGTGGCAACAAAAGAATGCCAGAATTACAGAAATTGAAAGTGACGATGAGCAGAACATCAGATCTTCAGTGGCCAGTGAAAAGCCAGTTCAGCGATCCTGGGTTCCACCTCAGCCGCCTCCTGTTGCAATGGCAGAAGCAGCTGCAGCTATCCGACAGCCCAAAAAACCATTGCTCCAGAAGGAACAGTTGACTGACGACCAGTTACTAGGTCGTGCTTCAGAGGTAACTGATGAGTTgcagagaattacaaaaatcTCTGAAGCTGGTGGTCTAGAGGCCAATGGTGGTAATCCAGCAAATAATGCCAGTGAGATACGGAGAGAAGAGTAG